A stretch of the Medicago truncatula cultivar Jemalong A17 chromosome 5, MtrunA17r5.0-ANR, whole genome shotgun sequence genome encodes the following:
- the LOC11431856 gene encoding protein CLT1, chloroplastic, whose amino-acid sequence MASFCRRCPDAGAIILPAGVTLRRSEMTAGDYGIRYGYSPRKTRLLRMKFTVVVAAGDGGSRRIMEKVGPCNYAVEDGSVGNDDVAGRSGNKAAEVAVAAAATVVMGVGNRVLYKLALVPLKQYPFFLAQLSTFGYVIVYFGIMYIRHRAGIVTDEMLSLPKTPFVVIGLLEALAAATGMAAGAILSGASIPILSQTFLVWQILLSIIFLGRRYKVNHLLGCFLVTIGVVVTVASGPDAGNSLKDGGLFWSLLMIVSFLLQAADTVLKELIFLDANKKLKGGSVDLFVVNSYGSAFQALFICLLLPFLSKLWGVPFSQLPNYLKDGAACFLNVGTLSSGCDGAPLLPLLFIIVNIGFNIALLHLLKISSAVVSCLASTFSVPISIYVFTLQLPYLGVASSLPTGFVAGAIVLIIGLLIYAWTPSNGSSGASFSEGST is encoded by the exons ATGGCATCATTCTGCCGGCGGTGTCCCGACGCCGGAGCCATAATACTTCCCGCCGGTGTTACACTCCGGCGATCGGAGATGACTGCCGGAGATTACGGGATCAGATATGGCTATTCTCCACGGAAAACGAGACTGTTGAGAATGAAGTTCACGGTGGTTGTCGCCGCCGGGGACGGCGGCTCACGGCGGATAATGGAGAAGGTGGGGCCATGCAATTACGCGGTGGAGGATGGGAGTGTAGGGAATGATGACGTGGCGGGGAGGAGTGGGAATAAGGCGGCGGAGGTGGCGGTGGCCGCGGCAGCAACGGTGGTGATGGGTGTCGGAAACAGAGTTCTTTATAAGTTAGCTTTGGTTCCTTTGAAACAGTATCCTTTCTTCCTTGCACAGCTTTCCACTTTCGG aTATGTGATTGTGTACTTTGGTATTATGTATATTCGGCACCGTGCCGGCATTGTTACTGATGAGATGTTAAGTTTGCCAAAGACACCATTTGTTGTTATTGGTCTTTTGGAGGCTCTTGCTGCTGCAACTGGAATGGCTGCAGGAG CAATTCTCTCGGGAGCTTCAATTCCAATTTTGTCTCAG ACCTTTCTAGTGTGGCAAATTCTCCTGTCAATTATTTTTCTTGGGAGAAGATATAAAGTCAACCACCTACTTGGATGCTTTCTTGTCACAATTGGTGTAGTTGTTACTGTAGCAAG TGGACCGGATGCTGGAAATTCATTAAAGGATGGTGGTTTATTTTGGAGTCTTTTGATGATTGTTTCATTTTTACTTCAAGCAGCTGATACCGTTCTGAAG GAGCTAATCTTTTTGGATGCAAACAAAAAACTAAAG GGAGGCTCTGTGGACCTGTTTGTTGTCAACTCATATGGATCTGCATTCCAA GCACTATTCATATGCCTTCTTCTCCCATTCTTGTCAAAACTATGGGGTGTCCCCTTCAGTCAACTACCAAACTACCTCAAAGATGGTGCAGCTTGCTTCCTAAATGTTGGTACATTATCAAGTG GATGTGACGGTGCGCCTCTGCTGCCATTGCTGTTTATTATTGTAAACATTGGTTTCAATATTGCATTGCTTCATCTCCTGAAGATCTCTTCAGCTGTTGTATCTTGTCTTGCCTCAACATTTTCAG TTCCAATATCTATCTATGTGTTCACACTTCAATTGCCATACCTTGGTGTTGCCTCATCTCTTCCGACAGGCTTTGTGGCAGGGGCCATAGTTCTCATTATTGGCTTACTCATTTATGCATGGACTCCTTCAAATGGCTCTTCAGGTGCTTCCTTCTCAGAGGGTTCCACCTAG